One segment of Vigna radiata var. radiata cultivar VC1973A unplaced genomic scaffold, Vradiata_ver6 scaffold_209, whole genome shotgun sequence DNA contains the following:
- the LOC106754658 gene encoding RING-H2 finger protein ATL51-like, whose amino-acid sequence MSTVHHYYNVMRVNDEHTRVLPGDYFNFEVKVRFHSEDTFPAGLQHHFSPASIPAQNFFQEERAASEEFTQRSRRSQRVSLRRSERLSSRASGRQSSRLNQRQSSEVNHGCDDEILINRFLKKCTVIRECEDCCICLEEMNVNAECYTLSCQHVFHLPCILTWLKTSHVCPLCRHYLPTGEN is encoded by the exons atgtcgaCAGTACATCATTACTACAATGTGATGAGGGTGAATGATGAACACACCAGGGTTCTGCCGGGTGATTATTTCAACTTCGAAGTCAAAGTTAGATTCCACTCAGAAGATACATTCCCAGCGGGATTACAGCATCATTTTTCTCCAGCATCAATACCCGCCCAAAATTTCTTCCAAGAAG AGCGTGCAGCTAGTGAAGAGTTCACGCAGAGGTCAAGAAGGAGTCAGAGGGTGAGTTTAAGAAGGAGTGAGAGACTGAGTTCGAGAGCGAGTGGGAGGCAAAGTTCTAGACTGAATCAGAGGCAGAGTTCTGAAGTGAATCATGGTTGCGATGATGAAATcttaataaatagatttttgaAGAAGTGTACTGTTATTAGAGAATGTGAAGATTGTTGTATCTGCTTGGAAGAGATGAATGTGAATGCTGAGTGCTACACGCTGTCATGCCAACATGTCTTTCATCTTCCATGTATTCTCACATGGCTCAAAACCAGTCATGTATGTCCTTTGTGTCGTCACTATTTGCCAACAGGTGAAAACTAG
- the LOC106754674 gene encoding NADH--cytochrome b5 reductase 1: MLELPLKMALRFPNLELKSLPFAQNLNPELLGGVVALLALGFTAAYISYRTKGCLDPKNFKEFKLIKKTQLSHNAARFRFALPTPSSRLGLPVGKNILVRGRDSQGEEVLRSYTPITLDSDVGYFELVVKMYPNGKMSHHFRQMKEGDYLAVRGPKGRFSYKPGQVRAFGMLAGGSGITPMFQLIRAILENPKDKTKVHLIYANVTVDDILLKEELDNFAEKFPQRFEVYHVLNKPPQQWNGGIGFVSKEIIKSHCPEPAKDIQILRCGPPAMNTAMATHLDALGYTSDMQFQF, encoded by the exons ATGTTGGAACTACCATTGAAAATGGCTCTTCGGTTCCCCAATTTGGAGTTGAAGTCTTTGCCCTTTGCACAGAACCTCAACCCTGAACTTCTTGGTGGCGTCGTTGCTCTTCTTGCTCTTGGCTTCACTGCTGCTTATATTAGCTATCGCACTAAAG gatGTTTGGACCccaaaaatttcaaagaattTAAACTGATAAAGAAGACACAGCTGAGCCACAACGCTGCAAGATTCAGATTTGCCCTTCCTACTCCTTCTTCAAGATTAGGTCTTCCTGTTGGAAAAAACATACTTGTTAG AGGAAGAGATAGCCAAGGAGAAGAAGTTCTGAGATCATATACTCCAATCACGTTGGATTCAGATGTTGGCTACTTCGAGTTGGTTGTCAAG ATGTACCCAAATGGAAAGATGTCCCACCATTTTAGACAAATGAAGGAAGGTGACTATTTGGCTGTGAGGGGTCCAAAG GGACGTTTCAGTTACAAACCTGGCCAAGTTAGGGCATTCGGAATGCTTGCTGGAGGCTCAGGCATAACTCCTATGTTTCAG ctCATAAGAGCCATTCTAGAAAACCCTAAAGACAAAACAAAGGTGCACCTCATATATGCCAATGTAACAGTGGATGACATTCTATTGAAG GAAGAACTAGACAATTTTGCCGAAAAATTTCCTCAAAGATTTGAAGTATATCATGTTCTTAATAAG CCTCCTCAACAATGGAATGGTGGCATTGGGTTTGTATCGAAGGAGATTATTAAATCACATTGCCCTGAACCAGCAAAAGATATTCAG ATACTAAGGTGTGGTCCACCAGCAATGAACACAGCCATGGCTACTCACCTTGATGCACTTGGCTACACATCAGACATGCAATTCCAATTCTAA
- the LOC106754660 gene encoding uncharacterized protein LOC106754660 encodes MRALMPDRPSPQVEKFDGTTNPDHHLRNFIDFMAFYTQSDPVKCRAFSLSLRGEALEWYYTLPPNSVDSFRTLTSMFKKQYSTNRYEEVTASELVNLRQGKDETLRAFMHRYNHAARRIKGASPEFIISSLPNCLKAGFVSESLYAELPNTLEELQQKMAKFIKMEDQRIFRKQQHEEHPVSGNKKEGKRRVENVQDQKPPANLNPRYDRYAHLTVPREKVLERALQGHTTERCQTLKDELEKLIRVGNLREFVKEDSGRTGHSPRKTRRSPENAKQKGNHSRDRSRSPPRHRSRSRPRERDLTVKGRIDTISGGFDGGGASSSA; translated from the exons ATGCGTGCCCTTATGCCCGACCGACCTTCACCTCAGGTTGAAAAGTTTGATGGCACGACGAATCCAGATCATCATTTGCGGAACTTCATTGATTTTATGGCCTTTTACACTCAAAGTGACCCGGTAAAATGTCGGGCGTTCTCCCTGTCACTGAGGGGTGAAGCCCTAGAGTGGTATTACACCCTTCCACCCAATTCGGTGGATAGTTTCCGCACGCTGACGAGCATGTTCAAAAAGCAATACTCCACCAACCGGTACGAGGAGGTTACTGCGTCCGAGCTAGTCAATCTTAGACAGGGGAAAGACGAAACTCTCAGAGCCTTCATGCATCGATACAATCACGCCGCTCGGAGGATAAAAGGTGCTAGTCCCGAATTCATCATTAGTAGTCTACCCAATTGCCTAAAAGCGGGATTCGTCTCTGAAAGCTTATACGCCGAGTTACCCAATACGTTGGAGGAGTTGCAGCAAAAAATGgccaaatttattaaaatggaagatCAGAGGATCTTTCGGAAACAACAGCACGAGGAGCATCCGGTAAGTGGTAACAAGAAGGAGGGGAAGCGTCGAGTTGAGAACGTCCAGGATCAGAAACCACCGGCGAATCTAAACCCTAGATACGACCGCTATGCGCACCTTACCGTCCCTAGAGAAAAGGTGTTGGAGAGGGCTCTACA GGGGCATACTACTGAACGCTGCCAAACTCTCAAAGACGAATTGGAGAAGCTAATCCGTGTCGGAAACCTCCGGGAATTCGTGAAGGAGGATTCTGGCCGCACAGGGCACTCTCCCAGAAAGACACGAAGAAGCCCAGAAAATGCAAAGCAGAAGGGTAACCACTCACGCGATCGTTCTCGTAGTCCCCCGAGGCACAGATCCCGCAGTCGACCTAGAGAGCGGGATCTCACGGTCAAAGGCAGGATTGATACTATTTCGGGCGGTTTTGATGGAGGAGGTGCTTCATCCTCAGCCTGA
- the LOC106754657 gene encoding uncharacterized protein LOC106754657, which yields MFKTSTPQVAKKCGICISTDHYTDECPSLMETNVENSSQAFAANTFGGNRSYQNCHDSSSNRYQQNMQPYVPLQQRQPYVPPQQRQPYVPPQQRQQSQPEMSLQDFMKTMLEQNSEIKKSIAELTQRVDKLETKESNKMPAQTVINPRNVNAITLRTGKQVEGPDGAQEDEDKEEEEAQIDDNRGPNESSPETTIEKFRRIEDNEVVNLGRNVSSLVKKHIEIPQKCKDPGMFSIPCVIGNSKFDNAMLDLGASINVMPLSVFTSLSLGPLKTTGVVIQLANRSTVNPADVLEDVLVRVDKLIFPADFYILDMKDEEGVKSSTIILGRPFMMTARTKIDVHAGTLTMEIGDEKVHFLTCWRP from the exons ATGTTTAAAACCTCCACTCCACAAGTTGCTAAGAAGTgtggaatttgcatttcaactGATCACTACACTGATGAATGCCCTAGCTTGATGGAAACTAATGTGGAAAACTCATCCCAAGCTTTTGCTGCGAACACGTTTGGAGGAAATAGATCATACCAGAATTGTCATGATTCATCCTCCAATAGGTATCAACAGAACATGCAACCTTATGTTCCACTTCAACAAAGgcaaccttatgttccacctcaacaaaggcaaccttatgttccacctcAACAAAGGCAACAATCTCAACCTGAAATGTCATTGCAAGATTTCATGAAGACGATGCTTGAGCAAAATTcagaaatcaagaaatcaattgcaGAGTTGACTCAGAGGGTTGATAAGTTAGAGACCAAGGAATCAAACAAAATGCCAGCACAAACAGTGATCAACCCGAGGAATGTGAATGCTATCACTTTGAGAACGGGAAAACAAGTAGAAGGCCCTGACGGAGCCCAAGAGGATGAAGacaaggaggaagaagaagcacAAATTGATGACAATAGAGGACCAAATGAATCATCACCTGAGACTACCATTGAAAAATTCAG GCGCATTGAGGATAATGAGGTTGTGAATTTGGGAAGAAATGTGTCAAGCTTGGTAAAGAAGCATATTGAAATACCACAAAAATGCAAAGATCCAGGTATGTTCTCTATTCCTTGTGTTATtggaaattcaaagtttgacaaTGCTATGCTAGATTTAGGAGCTTCCATTAATGTAATGCCTTTATCAGTTTTTACTTCTCTATCTCTGGGACCTCTTAAGACTACAGGTGTGGTCATTCAATTGGCCAACCGTAGCACAGTTAACCCTGCAGATGTGCTTGAGGATGTGCTTGTCCGAGtagacaagttaatttttcctgCAGATTTCTATATCTTGGACATGAAGGATGAGGAAGGAGTCAAGTCATCAACTATtatcttgggaagacctttcatgatgACAGCACGAACCAAGATAGATGTGCATGCAGGAACACTGACCATGGAGATAGGAGATGAGAAGGTGCATTTTTTAACGTGTTGGAGGCCATGA